From the Desulfovibrio sp. JY genome, one window contains:
- a CDS encoding sigma 54-interacting transcriptional regulator, which produces MATLGFGNIRKLLLEMAQHHCVEEVLHLAVETLADMANVALVRVWLIEAGDRCVACAHNAQCRDKGHCLHLKASSGRSILSGGKAWGEIKGSAFSRFPIGIRKVGQIAQTGRPLEISEINANEQWLADPAWARRETIKGFAGQPLICRDEVLGVLSVFTRVVLEQDTLDMLRMVADHLAYAIANARAFELVDQLKQQVELENAYLREEINEVQAFKGIIGQTEGIEHIRKLIRMVGPTDANVLIYGESGTGKEMIAREIHNCSGRHDKPMIKINCSAIPRELFESEFFGHARGAFTGAVKNRMGYFQAADGGTLFLDEVGEIPVYLQSKLLRVLQEGEYQRVGEDAVRKVNVRIIAATNRDLQAEIQTGQFREDLYYRLQVFPVTVPSLRERKKDIPLLAAHFIDLCSQKMNRPCPRLSEGQRQRLVAYDWPGNIRELQNIVERIVITAQPDQVLLELDRSPAAVCEELADPPAMILPKRVLTEQELRDLEKSNMQEALRQMNWRIYGPRGAAKLLGINPTTLISRLKKLGIYVSRVQPQE; this is translated from the coding sequence ATGGCCACACTGGGGTTCGGCAACATCAGGAAGCTCCTTTTGGAGATGGCTCAGCACCATTGCGTGGAGGAGGTGCTGCATCTCGCCGTGGAAACGTTGGCGGATATGGCAAATGTCGCCCTGGTCCGGGTCTGGCTCATCGAAGCAGGCGACCGCTGTGTTGCCTGCGCGCACAACGCGCAATGCCGCGACAAAGGCCATTGTCTGCATCTCAAGGCCAGTTCTGGCAGATCTATCCTCTCCGGCGGTAAGGCCTGGGGGGAGATCAAAGGCTCTGCTTTCAGCCGCTTTCCCATCGGCATCCGCAAGGTCGGGCAAATCGCCCAAACGGGAAGACCGCTCGAAATCTCGGAGATCAATGCCAACGAGCAATGGCTGGCCGATCCGGCCTGGGCCCGTCGGGAAACGATCAAGGGGTTTGCCGGACAGCCGCTCATCTGCCGTGACGAAGTGCTCGGGGTGTTATCTGTCTTCACGCGGGTGGTTCTGGAGCAGGACACCCTCGACATGCTGCGCATGGTGGCCGACCATCTGGCCTACGCCATCGCCAACGCCAGGGCGTTCGAACTGGTCGACCAGCTCAAGCAGCAAGTCGAACTGGAAAATGCCTACCTGCGGGAAGAAATCAACGAAGTTCAGGCGTTCAAAGGCATTATCGGACAGACCGAGGGCATCGAGCACATCCGCAAGCTCATCCGCATGGTCGGTCCCACCGACGCCAACGTGCTCATTTACGGCGAGTCCGGCACAGGCAAGGAAATGATCGCCCGCGAGATACACAATTGCAGCGGGCGCCACGACAAGCCGATGATCAAGATCAACTGTTCCGCCATTCCCCGGGAACTGTTCGAAAGCGAATTCTTCGGCCACGCCCGCGGTGCCTTCACCGGGGCCGTCAAAAATCGCATGGGATACTTCCAGGCGGCCGATGGCGGCACCTTGTTCCTCGACGAGGTGGGCGAAATTCCGGTCTATCTGCAAAGCAAGCTGTTGCGCGTGCTCCAGGAGGGCGAGTACCAGCGGGTCGGCGAGGATGCCGTCCGTAAAGTCAATGTCCGGATCATTGCGGCAACCAACCGCGATTTGCAGGCGGAAATCCAAACCGGGCAGTTCCGCGAGGACCTCTATTATCGGTTGCAGGTGTTTCCCGTGACGGTGCCGAGCCTGCGCGAACGCAAAAAAGACATTCCGCTGCTTGCCGCGCACTTCATCGACCTGTGCAGCCAAAAGATGAACCGGCCGTGCCCGCGACTCTCCGAAGGGCAACGCCAGCGCCTCGTTGCGTATGACTGGCCGGGGAACATCCGCGAACTTCAAAACATCGTGGAACGCATCGTCATCACGGCCCAGCCGGATCAGGTTCTGCTCGAACTCGACCGCTCTCCTGCGGCCGTCTGCGAAGAACTGGCGGACCCACCGGCCATGATCCTGCCCAAACGCGTGCTCACGGAACAGGAACTGCGCGATCTGGAAAAAAGCAACATGCAGGAAGCCCTGCGCCAAATGAACTGGCGCATCTACGGACCGCGCGGCGCCGCGAAACTGCTCGGCATCAACCCGACGACCCTCATTTCCCGCTTGAAGAAACTCGGCATCTACGTCTCCCGGGTGCAACCGCAAGAGTAG
- a CDS encoding HPP family protein has translation MLYKKMECLVILFVMAIVFVAEYFHIHDVIFPEIAALAFGAWVLETRPWPGPVWTIWFSPTLGAITGVAILYFVPYTFTIMAFIALIFVLIELKIARSSISPSISAAILPMLINAKGLVYPVAVCLTTGTVALIAAHREKQHIQVERPSCDNNGETVANSDRLTKKCFHYSKIFLAVLAITLLADKTNVLYIVSPPLIVVFFELAHPQSVFPKDASKKLFFMLTCCALEGMFWVALVVEFCSGPRWIAAGLSMATALSLSRLFRLAPPPAFALALLPLILPSQKLYSYPASVVVGAFLFIVFARFLFDKKSIPLLP, from the coding sequence ATGTTGTACAAAAAAATGGAATGCCTTGTCATACTTTTTGTTATGGCAATAGTCTTTGTTGCCGAATACTTCCACATACACGATGTTATTTTTCCTGAAATAGCCGCCTTGGCATTCGGGGCATGGGTCCTGGAAACGCGTCCCTGGCCCGGTCCGGTGTGGACAATATGGTTCTCGCCAACGCTTGGTGCGATTACTGGCGTTGCGATCTTGTATTTTGTACCCTATACATTCACAATAATGGCGTTTATCGCCTTGATCTTCGTCTTAATCGAGCTCAAAATTGCACGATCCTCCATCTCACCTTCCATTTCGGCGGCCATTTTGCCAATGCTTATCAATGCCAAAGGGTTGGTGTATCCTGTCGCTGTTTGTTTGACTACCGGAACTGTCGCATTGATCGCCGCGCATAGAGAAAAACAGCATATCCAGGTCGAAAGGCCATCTTGTGACAACAACGGCGAAACTGTTGCAAACAGTGACAGACTGACAAAGAAGTGCTTCCATTATAGCAAGATATTCCTGGCAGTCTTGGCCATTACCTTGCTTGCCGACAAAACGAACGTTCTTTATATCGTCTCACCACCATTGATCGTGGTCTTTTTCGAGCTGGCGCATCCCCAAAGCGTTTTCCCCAAAGACGCCTCTAAAAAACTCTTCTTCATGCTGACCTGTTGTGCTTTGGAGGGCATGTTTTGGGTAGCGTTGGTTGTCGAGTTTTGTTCGGGGCCACGTTGGATTGCGGCGGGGCTCTCCATGGCAACGGCACTCTCCTTGTCGCGCCTCTTTCGTTTGGCGCCGCCACCAGCCTTTGCCTTGGCACTGTTGCCTCTTATTCTTCCGTCTCAAAAGCTCTACAGCTACCCGGCAAGCGTGGTTGTCGGCGCATTTCTTTTTATCGTGTTCGCAAGGTTTTTGTTCGACAAGAAAAGCATTCCGTTGCTCCCATGA
- a CDS encoding LrgB family protein, with amino-acid sequence MQDLLSLLGYSAGTVLVYLGIRRLSLRFNHPLLNVVALSAGVIIGLLVACDIPYAAYVPAKDAMTMLLGPATVALAVPLYRHRRLLYVYGPAILTSVAAGSLLAMLSAGYAAKVGGLPQAVVVSILPKGVSIPFAVEIARIYKGIPALSAAFVVATGTLGSLLGGWLLTRVGITHPVARGLALGTTSHAQGTATALLEGEQQGAMAGLAMILAGMLTAAFAPLGVWLLGVV; translated from the coding sequence ATGCAGGACCTCCTCTCCCTGCTCGGGTACAGTGCCGGTACCGTGCTCGTGTATCTGGGTATCCGGCGCCTTTCCCTCCGTTTCAACCATCCGCTGCTCAACGTCGTGGCCCTGAGCGCCGGCGTGATCATCGGCCTGCTTGTCGCCTGCGACATCCCGTACGCGGCCTATGTGCCGGCCAAGGACGCCATGACGATGCTCTTGGGGCCGGCGACGGTCGCCTTGGCCGTACCGCTGTACCGGCATCGCCGGCTCTTGTACGTCTATGGCCCGGCCATCCTGACCAGTGTCGCGGCCGGATCGCTTCTGGCCATGCTTTCGGCCGGATATGCGGCCAAGGTCGGCGGGCTGCCGCAGGCGGTGGTCGTCTCCATTTTGCCCAAGGGCGTTTCCATCCCCTTCGCCGTGGAGATCGCGCGCATTTATAAGGGGATTCCGGCACTGAGCGCGGCCTTTGTCGTTGCCACGGGAACCTTGGGGTCCCTGCTCGGCGGCTGGCTGCTGACCCGCGTGGGCATCACGCACCCCGTGGCCCGGGGATTGGCCCTGGGGACAACATCCCACGCCCAGGGAACGGCCACGGCCCTGCTGGAGGGCGAGCAGCAGGGGGCCATGGCCGGACTGGCCATGATTCTGGCCGGCATGCTTACGGCGGCCTTCGCACCGTTGGGCGTCTGGCTTTTGGGCGTGGTGTAA
- a CDS encoding CidA/LrgA family protein: MPCARSHCQPVRGCVSDKAFARSLGQTRKGDVLESEKQPGSGPRRYGANILRCLGQLAILWGISWGCNRFVGWAHWPLPGNVLGVLVLFSLLCLGVIRLEQVERTADFLLRHLVFFFIPIAVGLMEWGEVFSHYGMVLFAAILISSLLPLLSVGFVTLLLHRKR, encoded by the coding sequence ATGCCCTGTGCCCGCAGCCATTGTCAACCGGTGCGTGGTTGCGTATCGGACAAGGCGTTTGCACGGTCATTGGGGCAAACGCGAAAAGGGGATGTTTTGGAAAGCGAAAAACAGCCGGGATCGGGGCCCAGGCGCTACGGAGCGAATATCCTGCGCTGCCTTGGACAATTGGCGATCCTGTGGGGGATATCCTGGGGCTGCAACCGGTTCGTGGGCTGGGCCCACTGGCCGCTGCCGGGCAACGTCCTCGGCGTGCTTGTCCTTTTCAGCCTGCTGTGTCTCGGGGTGATCAGGCTTGAGCAGGTGGAGCGGACAGCGGATTTTCTCTTGCGCCACCTGGTGTTTTTTTTCATCCCTATTGCCGTCGGCCTCATGGAATGGGGAGAAGTCTTCAGCCATTACGGAATGGTGCTTTTCGCAGCCATCCTGATCAGTTCGCTTTTGCCGCTGCTGTCGGTCGGCTTCGTGACACTTTTGCTGCACAGGAAACGTTGA
- the dsrA gene encoding dissimilatory-type sulfite reductase subunit alpha, translating to MAKHQTPLLDQLESGPWPSFVSDIKQEAARRAANPDGIEFQIPAQCADDLLGVLELSFKDKETHWKHGGIVGVFGYGGGVIGRYCDQPEQFPGVAHFHTVRVNQPSGKYYTTEYLRGVMDIWDMRGSGLTNMHGSTGDIVLLGTTTPQLEEVYHDLSHKMRTDLGGSGGNLRTPADCLGQSRCEFACYDTQDVCHTLTNDYQDELHRPAFPYKFKFKFDGCPNGCVCSIARSDFSVIGTWKDDIRIDQDRVRAYVAGEFKPGGGSHSSRDWGAFDVVKEVVDRCPTKCMRYDGVTLAIDNSNCTRCMHCINTMPAALKIGKETGASILLGAKAPILDGAQMSSLLVPFIVVEKPYDEIKEVIENIWDWWMEEGKNRERVGETMKRLSFQRLLEVTKIKAMPQHVKEPRSNPYIFFREEEVPGGFAHDEAAYRQRHMR from the coding sequence ATGGCAAAACACCAGACTCCGCTGCTCGATCAGCTCGAAAGCGGGCCCTGGCCCAGCTTTGTGTCCGACATCAAGCAGGAAGCGGCCCGACGCGCCGCCAACCCTGACGGCATCGAATTCCAGATTCCCGCGCAATGCGCCGACGACCTGCTCGGCGTCCTGGAACTTTCCTTCAAGGATAAGGAGACCCACTGGAAACATGGCGGCATTGTCGGCGTCTTCGGCTACGGCGGCGGCGTCATCGGTCGCTACTGCGACCAGCCCGAACAATTCCCGGGCGTGGCCCACTTCCACACCGTCCGTGTGAACCAGCCCTCCGGCAAGTACTACACCACGGAATACTTGCGCGGCGTCATGGATATCTGGGACATGCGCGGTTCGGGCCTGACCAACATGCACGGCTCCACTGGTGACATCGTACTGCTCGGCACCACGACGCCGCAGCTCGAAGAAGTCTATCACGACCTGTCGCACAAGATGCGCACCGACCTCGGCGGTTCCGGCGGCAACCTGCGTACCCCGGCCGACTGCCTGGGCCAGTCCCGCTGCGAATTCGCCTGCTACGACACCCAGGACGTGTGCCACACCCTGACCAACGACTACCAGGACGAGTTGCACCGCCCGGCCTTTCCTTACAAGTTCAAGTTCAAGTTCGACGGCTGCCCCAACGGCTGCGTCTGCTCCATCGCCCGTTCCGACTTCTCGGTCATCGGCACCTGGAAAGACGACATCCGCATCGATCAGGACCGCGTGCGCGCCTATGTGGCCGGCGAGTTCAAGCCCGGCGGCGGCTCCCACAGCAGCCGCGACTGGGGCGCCTTCGACGTGGTCAAGGAAGTCGTGGACCGTTGTCCCACCAAGTGCATGCGCTACGACGGCGTCACGCTCGCCATCGACAACAGCAACTGCACCCGTTGCATGCACTGCATCAACACCATGCCGGCAGCGCTTAAGATCGGCAAGGAAACCGGGGCGTCCATCCTGCTTGGCGCCAAGGCCCCGATCCTGGACGGCGCGCAAATGTCCTCCCTGCTCGTGCCCTTCATCGTGGTGGAAAAGCCCTATGATGAGATCAAGGAAGTCATTGAGAACATCTGGGACTGGTGGATGGAAGAAGGCAAGAACCGCGAGCGCGTGGGCGAGACCATGAAACGTCTCTCCTTCCAGCGCCTGCTCGAAGTCACCAAAATCAAGGCCATGCCGCAGCACGTCAAAGAGCCGCGTTCCAACCCGTACATCTTCTTCCGGGAAGAGGAAGTGCCCGGCGGCTTTGCCCACGACGAAGCGGCCTATCGCCAGAGACACATGAGATAA
- the dsrB gene encoding dissimilatory-type sulfite reductase subunit beta, translated as MAFISSGYNPAKPMDGRITDIGPRHFEEFYPPVIKKNKGQWDYHEIVKPGVLKHVGLSGDVVYTVRAGGARLMSVTHVREICEIADKHCGGHLRFTTRNNVEFMVDNEASLDALIADLESRKFAGGSYKFPIGGTGACVSNIVHTQGYVHCHTPATDASGPVKAVMDEMFEYFQSMTLPAMVRISLACCLNMCGAVHCSDIGIVGIHRKPPIVEHDRLDNICEIPLAVSACPTGAIKPTKVEIDGKKVNSVAVNASRCMYCGNCYTMCPAMPLASGEGDGIVLMVGGKVSNRISMPKFSKVVVAYIPNEPPRWPTLTKMIKHIVEVYAANAMKYERLGEWAERIGWEKFFEMCDLEFTHHCIDDFRDPAYYTWRQSTQFKFTKHVEA; from the coding sequence ATGGCGTTTATTTCTTCCGGGTACAATCCCGCCAAGCCCATGGATGGCCGGATCACGGATATCGGTCCTCGGCATTTCGAAGAATTCTATCCGCCGGTTATCAAAAAGAACAAAGGCCAGTGGGACTACCACGAGATCGTCAAGCCCGGCGTGCTCAAGCACGTAGGACTCTCCGGCGACGTGGTCTACACCGTACGCGCCGGCGGCGCCCGCCTCATGAGCGTCACCCACGTCCGCGAGATCTGCGAGATCGCCGACAAGCACTGCGGCGGCCACCTGCGCTTCACCACGCGTAACAACGTGGAATTCATGGTCGATAACGAAGCCTCTCTGGATGCACTCATCGCCGACCTCGAGTCCCGCAAGTTCGCCGGCGGCAGCTACAAGTTCCCCATCGGCGGCACCGGCGCCTGCGTGTCCAACATCGTCCATACCCAGGGCTATGTGCACTGCCACACCCCGGCCACCGACGCCTCCGGCCCGGTCAAGGCCGTCATGGACGAGATGTTCGAGTACTTCCAGTCCATGACCCTGCCGGCCATGGTCCGCATCTCGCTGGCCTGCTGCCTGAACATGTGCGGCGCCGTGCACTGCTCCGACATCGGCATCGTCGGCATCCACCGCAAGCCGCCCATCGTCGAGCACGACCGTCTGGACAACATCTGCGAAATCCCCCTGGCAGTCTCCGCCTGTCCCACCGGCGCCATCAAGCCGACCAAGGTGGAGATCGACGGCAAGAAGGTCAACTCCGTCGCGGTCAACGCCTCGCGCTGCATGTACTGCGGCAACTGCTACACCATGTGCCCGGCCATGCCGCTCGCTTCCGGCGAGGGCGACGGCATCGTGCTCATGGTCGGCGGCAAGGTGTCCAACCGCATCTCCATGCCCAAGTTCTCCAAGGTCGTTGTGGCCTACATCCCCAACGAGCCGCCGCGCTGGCCGACGCTGACCAAGATGATCAAGCACATCGTCGAGGTCTACGCCGCCAATGCCATGAAATATGAGCGGTTAGGTGAATGGGCCGAGCGCATCGGCTGGGAAAAGTTCTTCGAGATGTGTGATCTTGAGTTCACCCACCACTGCATCGATGACTTCCGTGATCCGGCCTACTACACGTGGCGCCAGAGCACGCAGTTCAAGTTCACCAAGCACGTCGAGGCCTGA
- a CDS encoding class I SAM-dependent methyltransferase: protein MDIPRIFTITESAHRIHNPFTSEKLTTLGAALRLEPGTRVLDLGSGSGEMLCTWARDYGVIGTGIDMSPLFTEQAKRRAGELGVADHVTFIHGDAAGYVSEEKVRVAACVGATWIGGGVGGTIELLARSLRAGGIILVGEPFWRRLPPTEDVAKGCLAGAISDFLMLPELLSSFGHLGYDVVEMVLADQDGWDRYEAAKWLTMRRWLEANPGDEFAKEVRAQLTSEPVRYATYTREYLGWGVFALMAR from the coding sequence GTGGACATCCCACGGATATTCACCATCACTGAAAGTGCTCACCGCATCCACAACCCGTTCACATCAGAAAAGCTTACCACTCTCGGCGCGGCGCTGCGTCTGGAACCGGGGACCCGGGTGCTCGACCTCGGCAGCGGTTCGGGGGAGATGCTGTGCACCTGGGCCCGCGATTACGGCGTCATCGGCACCGGCATCGACATGAGCCCGTTGTTCACCGAGCAAGCCAAACGCCGTGCCGGAGAACTCGGCGTCGCCGATCACGTCACGTTCATCCACGGCGATGCTGCCGGCTATGTCTCTGAGGAGAAGGTGCGTGTGGCAGCCTGTGTTGGCGCCACGTGGATCGGCGGTGGGGTCGGCGGCACCATCGAGCTTCTGGCGCGAAGCCTTCGCGCCGGAGGGATCATCCTTGTTGGTGAACCCTTTTGGCGTCGGTTGCCGCCGACGGAAGATGTCGCCAAGGGGTGTCTTGCGGGCGCAATCTCCGACTTTCTCATGCTTCCGGAACTTCTCTCGTCTTTCGGCCACCTTGGCTACGACGTCGTGGAAATGGTTCTGGCTGACCAGGACGGCTGGGACAGATACGAGGCGGCCAAATGGCTCACCATGCGCCGATGGCTTGAGGCCAATCCCGGCGACGAATTCGCGAAAGAGGTTCGAGCCCAATTGACCTCGGAACCCGTGCGCTACGCCACGTACACACGTGAGTACCTGGGCTGGGGTGTGTTCGCGCTGATGGCGCGCTGA